In Symmachiella dynata, the following are encoded in one genomic region:
- a CDS encoding MBOAT family O-acyltransferase yields the protein MIFNSLVFFVFLCIVLPLYFLCQHRWQNHVLLVASYVFYGWWDYRFLSLLFLSTVVDYVCGRRISQSDSDIVRRRYLLLSLLTNLGCLGFFKYYNFFAESAGRLLEGLGLAVDAPTLNVILPVGISFYTFQSLSYTIDVYRRQCPPAKHFFDFALYVSFFPQLVAGPIERSLHLLPQVESPRTFSAQAAVDGIALMALGYVKKLVIADRLAPLVDTAFQGSSLPYADAGSWIFIYAFAFQIYGDFSGYSDIARGISKVLGFDLMVNFRAPYLVSNPSAFWQHWHISLSSWLRDYLYIPLGGNRHGDWITYRNLMATMLLGGLWHGAGWAFVIWGLFHGLLLSIHRRFTPLLKHIDEQAAKVPWGRPLWRGLTVVVFFHLTCIGWLIFRAGAIEAAAMQFHMVLNSTSVLLTPPDWGPPLQYSRMVLFLGGLVLLFQWKHEAFERFHTWPLGRQVFAFTAALLLITALGVFGGSQFIYFQF from the coding sequence ATGATCTTCAATTCTCTGGTCTTTTTCGTCTTCTTGTGCATCGTGCTGCCGCTGTACTTCTTGTGCCAGCATCGCTGGCAAAATCACGTCCTGTTGGTCGCCAGTTACGTCTTCTACGGATGGTGGGACTACCGGTTTTTGTCGCTGCTGTTCTTGTCGACCGTTGTCGATTATGTCTGCGGACGGCGGATTAGCCAGTCGGACTCCGATATAGTGCGGCGCCGCTATTTACTCCTCAGCTTACTGACCAATCTGGGCTGCCTGGGATTTTTCAAGTATTACAATTTTTTTGCCGAGTCCGCCGGACGGTTGTTAGAGGGGCTCGGACTCGCCGTCGACGCGCCTACGTTGAACGTGATTCTGCCGGTGGGGATTTCGTTTTATACGTTTCAATCGCTCAGTTACACAATCGACGTCTATCGCCGACAATGTCCGCCGGCGAAACACTTTTTCGACTTCGCGCTGTATGTCTCGTTTTTTCCACAACTGGTCGCCGGTCCCATCGAACGCTCGCTGCACTTGTTGCCCCAAGTCGAGTCGCCGCGCACATTCAGCGCTCAGGCAGCGGTCGACGGTATCGCGTTGATGGCCCTGGGCTACGTGAAAAAACTGGTGATCGCCGACCGCTTGGCACCGCTGGTCGATACGGCCTTCCAAGGCAGCAGCCTGCCGTATGCTGATGCGGGATCTTGGATTTTTATCTACGCCTTCGCCTTTCAAATCTATGGCGATTTTTCGGGGTACTCGGATATCGCCCGCGGGATCTCCAAGGTGTTAGGCTTTGACTTGATGGTGAATTTTCGCGCACCGTATCTTGTCTCCAACCCGTCCGCTTTTTGGCAACACTGGCACATCAGCCTGTCATCGTGGCTTCGCGATTATCTGTATATTCCCTTGGGCGGTAATCGGCACGGCGATTGGATTACCTACCGCAATTTAATGGCAACGATGCTGCTGGGGGGCTTGTGGCATGGAGCGGGGTGGGCTTTCGTCATCTGGGGCCTATTTCACGGTCTGCTGTTGAGCATTCATCGCCGCTTCACACCGCTGCTGAAACATATTGACGAACAAGCCGCTAAGGTTCCATGGGGACGTCCCCTGTGGCGGGGCCTGACGGTTGTCGTGTTTTTTCACCTGACCTGTATCGGCTGGCTGATCTTTCGCGCCGGTGCCATTGAAGCGGCCGCTATGCAGTTTCATATGGTGCTGAATAGTACCTCGGTGCTGCTGACTCCGCCCGACTGGGGGCCGCCGCTACAATATTCTCGCATGGTGTTGTTTCTGGGGGGCCTAGTTCTGTTGTTTCAATGGAAGCATGAAGCTTTCGAGCGATTTCATACTTGGCCGCTTGGGCGACAAGTCTTCGCGTTTACGGCTGCATTACTCTTAATTACCGCGCTGGGAGTTTTCGGTGGATCACAATTCATCTACTTCCAATTCTAA
- a CDS encoding glycosyltransferase family 61 protein, which yields MRNILKSLIPDTLLQSLRAYLVQRNRRNICQLSHRTEQLLEPVNNVEHYYHFIFDLCLPLHLTLQAASPNAKFSLRDFGIFTERLPLLFPDRVKIVGKDHDTDGLTCRPLNGMNPVFMRLSRQELESFTSHVLTTLDIDSTASPNKILLIERLPPESYFVNQATKKGGGASRRSIPNFQEFVESLQNRIQSPYELQTVQLEKLSFQEQIQLFHQAVLVIGQHGAGLANAIWMRPESSMIELSNVPKLVHFRNICQVMGHSYHLYPTDGAHVAIDIDDFSSWLSGEDGLEQLLETQ from the coding sequence ATGCGAAACATCCTCAAATCCCTCATTCCCGATACGCTCCTCCAAAGCCTGCGCGCGTACTTGGTTCAACGCAATCGCCGTAACATCTGCCAATTGAGCCACCGAACCGAGCAGTTGTTGGAACCGGTGAACAATGTCGAGCACTACTACCACTTCATATTCGATCTTTGTTTACCGTTGCACTTAACGCTCCAAGCGGCCTCCCCCAACGCCAAATTCAGCTTGAGAGACTTTGGGATTTTCACTGAGCGTCTGCCGTTGTTGTTTCCTGACCGGGTCAAGATCGTTGGCAAGGATCATGACACCGACGGTCTGACGTGTCGTCCGTTGAACGGCATGAATCCCGTTTTCATGCGTCTGAGCAGACAAGAACTTGAGTCGTTCACCAGTCACGTTTTGACGACACTCGACATCGATTCTACTGCCTCTCCGAATAAGATCTTGCTCATTGAGCGACTTCCCCCGGAATCGTACTTCGTGAATCAAGCCACCAAAAAAGGCGGAGGCGCGTCGCGGCGATCGATTCCTAACTTTCAGGAATTCGTTGAATCGCTCCAGAATCGAATTCAATCGCCTTACGAACTGCAAACCGTGCAATTAGAAAAGCTGTCCTTTCAAGAGCAAATCCAACTGTTCCACCAGGCGGTGTTGGTCATCGGGCAGCATGGCGCGGGATTGGCAAACGCGATATGGATGCGTCCCGAATCGAGTATGATCGAATTGAGCAATGTTCCCAAACTTGTCCACTTTCGAAATATTTGCCAAGTGATGGGGCATAGCTACCACCTATACCCCACTGACGGAGCTCATGTGGCGATTGATATTGACGATTTTTCGAGTTGGCTTTCAGGCGAAGATGGTCTGGAACAGCTGCTGGAAACGCAATGA
- a CDS encoding efflux RND transporter permease subunit — MPRRFDRTTGWMVDHPSVVTFGLLVISGFALLGYIAPERLTDLFRVNEPNQQSPTTKREKFETPPDVDPVSLSDSDAVLVVDCDAIFTQRGAAAVRHVVDELESLDYVRSILWMDRVPILNIFGLPEPILPSATASAGRFEAARKKADAHPLVAGQLLSDDGKTLLLLIKFDWLFVSDDEDCTSRLREEAEKAAADFLDVKMSFLVSGRVPTYLTIVQSHEENKYKYQIIGYSMIGLIAIVLFRGFTAVIIVALAPAMGVFWTLGMLQYFDLQNNPFNDVILPVLLSLVGLTDGVHLMVQIRRYRASGMSERDAARAGVREVGLACALTSLTTAIGFGSMSLAHHKTVQEFGWSCVMGVLLTFVAVVTVIPLACSTRMGRRVHIGHERGLIDRHLNRIGGIIEFVLRHTKAISYFAIGLTFVLLMISLTLRPDERRTDAMPTGSEAAVAMRHMDDAFGGLEYSAVDISWPSDVPADSPKILEAVSAVDDLLLSEELIGHPLSIRNLIDALPGEGKASERMSMIELLPPPLKRAFYTPERRRASVTFRVRDLGIAKYGPVFRRLEAGLEEIHKQYPNFTFNLSGSAVRRWKHLYQIVVDLAASLGSAAIIIFVVLAFVYRSVRMGLISIIPNVFPLAVTGTALALTGGSLEMVSVCAFTVCLGIAVDDTIHFLTRYQEEREKTDDDHEAIRAAFTGVGTALIMTTAVLMVGFSTVLLSDMRDQRIFAAMSGLTIGSALFGDLVFLPALLSRFARAKPKSDSGVDETPSDV; from the coding sequence ATGCCTCGCCGATTTGACCGAACGACCGGTTGGATGGTCGACCACCCTTCCGTTGTGACGTTCGGTTTGCTGGTCATCAGTGGATTCGCCTTGCTGGGATACATTGCTCCAGAGCGACTCACCGATTTGTTCAGAGTCAATGAACCCAACCAGCAGTCACCCACGACCAAACGTGAGAAATTTGAAACACCCCCCGACGTCGATCCGGTGAGCCTGTCGGACTCCGATGCGGTTTTGGTTGTTGATTGCGACGCGATCTTTACTCAACGCGGCGCTGCTGCGGTGCGGCATGTGGTCGATGAACTTGAGTCGCTGGATTATGTGCGCAGCATCTTGTGGATGGATCGTGTCCCGATTCTCAACATCTTTGGCTTGCCGGAACCGATTTTACCCTCGGCGACTGCTTCAGCCGGACGTTTCGAAGCGGCGCGTAAAAAAGCGGATGCCCACCCCCTTGTGGCGGGCCAACTTCTGTCCGACGACGGCAAAACGTTGTTGCTGCTGATTAAATTCGATTGGCTGTTCGTCTCCGATGATGAAGATTGCACGTCCCGACTCCGAGAAGAAGCGGAAAAAGCAGCGGCCGATTTCCTCGACGTCAAGATGTCGTTTCTGGTTTCGGGACGCGTCCCTACGTATTTGACAATCGTGCAATCCCATGAAGAGAACAAATATAAGTATCAAATCATCGGCTATTCGATGATCGGTTTGATCGCCATAGTGCTGTTCCGTGGATTTACGGCGGTCATAATCGTCGCCCTGGCGCCCGCGATGGGGGTGTTTTGGACATTAGGGATGCTGCAATATTTTGATTTGCAGAACAATCCCTTCAACGACGTCATCTTGCCGGTGCTCTTGAGTCTGGTGGGACTCACTGATGGTGTGCATTTGATGGTGCAAATCCGTCGCTATCGCGCCTCGGGAATGAGCGAACGCGATGCCGCCCGCGCCGGCGTCCGCGAAGTGGGATTAGCCTGCGCGCTGACGTCGCTCACCACGGCGATCGGCTTCGGGTCGATGTCCTTAGCGCATCACAAAACCGTGCAGGAGTTCGGTTGGAGCTGCGTGATGGGCGTCCTGTTGACGTTTGTGGCTGTGGTGACGGTGATTCCGCTGGCCTGTTCCACGCGCATGGGACGGCGGGTCCATATTGGTCATGAGCGGGGACTGATTGATCGGCATTTGAATCGGATCGGCGGCATCATTGAGTTCGTGTTGCGGCATACGAAGGCGATTAGTTATTTCGCGATTGGGCTGACATTTGTCCTATTGATGATTTCCTTAACGCTCCGCCCCGACGAACGCCGGACCGATGCGATGCCGACCGGCTCCGAAGCGGCCGTTGCCATGCGGCACATGGACGATGCCTTTGGTGGACTGGAATATTCCGCCGTCGATATCAGCTGGCCCTCTGACGTGCCTGCGGATTCGCCAAAAATACTCGAAGCGGTCTCTGCCGTCGACGATTTGCTGCTGTCAGAGGAGTTGATCGGCCACCCACTTTCCATTCGCAATCTCATCGACGCCTTGCCGGGCGAAGGGAAAGCGTCTGAACGGATGTCGATGATTGAATTACTCCCCCCGCCCTTGAAGCGCGCATTTTACACCCCCGAGCGCCGCCGAGCCTCCGTAACGTTTCGTGTTCGCGATTTGGGAATCGCCAAATATGGCCCGGTGTTTCGCCGGCTGGAAGCGGGACTCGAAGAAATCCACAAACAGTATCCGAACTTCACGTTCAATTTGTCCGGCTCGGCCGTTCGGCGTTGGAAACATCTGTACCAAATCGTGGTCGATCTGGCGGCCAGCCTGGGGAGTGCGGCGATCATCATTTTCGTCGTCTTGGCGTTCGTCTATCGTTCGGTGCGGATGGGATTGATTTCTATCATCCCGAACGTTTTTCCCCTAGCGGTCACCGGAACAGCACTGGCGTTGACGGGTGGATCGTTGGAAATGGTGAGCGTCTGCGCGTTTACTGTCTGTTTAGGAATCGCCGTGGACGACACGATCCATTTTCTCACGCGTTATCAAGAAGAACGGGAGAAAACCGACGACGACCACGAGGCCATTCGTGCTGCCTTTACCGGGGTGGGGACAGCACTCATCATGACCACCGCCGTGCTGATGGTTGGGTTTTCCACGGTGCTGTTGAGCGACATGCGCGACCAACGCATTTTTGCCGCCATGAGCGGCTTGACGATTGGTTCGGCGCTGTTCGGAGATCTCGTCTTCCTACCGGCCCTGTTATCGCGATTCGCACGGGCAAAACCGAAGAGCGACTCCGGCGTGGACGAAACTCCCAGCGACGTTTGA
- a CDS encoding FkbM family methyltransferase produces MKRVKEFVRQSIRSAGYDLVPFKPTHMGESPLHDIHTLIGPKKSLLIFDVGANFGQSAREFKGMFADSSIHCFEPSPSTYAQLEKNCAAWRLKDVTTWNNGVGSQNAKLTLLENEKPDMSSFLSPDEFCDGQITKKSEVDVITLDEFVAKQDISFIDILKTDTQGYDSEVLKGAEGLLRDGRIGMVLTEVIFSKQYVGSAPFDEMFRFLTERDYSLVAFYKQHFQKRLLSWTDMLFINKKYMEGTVQGSDAQG; encoded by the coding sequence ATGAAGCGAGTCAAAGAGTTTGTGCGTCAGTCGATTCGGTCAGCTGGATACGATCTGGTGCCATTCAAACCAACCCATATGGGGGAATCTCCACTTCACGACATTCATACCTTGATCGGGCCAAAAAAATCCCTTCTCATTTTTGATGTTGGAGCAAACTTCGGCCAGTCCGCTCGAGAATTCAAAGGAATGTTTGCAGATTCGTCGATCCATTGTTTTGAGCCTAGCCCGAGTACATATGCTCAATTGGAAAAAAATTGTGCAGCGTGGAGGCTAAAAGACGTCACCACATGGAATAATGGTGTGGGGTCCCAGAATGCGAAATTGACCCTCCTTGAAAATGAAAAACCGGACATGAGCTCATTTCTGAGTCCGGATGAATTCTGCGATGGTCAAATAACCAAGAAGTCCGAAGTGGATGTGATTACGTTGGATGAATTCGTTGCGAAACAAGACATATCATTCATCGACATACTGAAGACGGACACGCAGGGCTATGACTCAGAAGTTCTCAAAGGTGCCGAGGGATTGTTGCGCGACGGGCGTATTGGAATGGTACTCACAGAAGTGATCTTTTCAAAACAATACGTGGGGAGTGCACCATTCGATGAAATGTTTCGCTTTCTCACAGAACGGGATTATTCTCTTGTCGCTTTTTATAAACAGCATTTTCAGAAGCGGCTATTGAGTTGGACGGACATGCTTTTTATCAACAAGAAATATATGGAGGGAACGGTTCAGGGTAGCGACGCACAAGGCTAA
- a CDS encoding redoxin domain-containing protein, with protein sequence MTYRSFGFAVLLCAIHFTAAVAEDAGSEPQVPNTTFRLPTVDGKVVELADGSAGLTVVCFLGSECPLARLYGPGLNKLAAEFESQGVRFVGINSNLQDSTEDVREYAKQYAITFPMAKDYENQVADQYHAKRTPEVFVVDEQLAIRYRGRIDDQYLPGRARTKPAREDLKIAIEELLSGKPVTMAVTEPNGCIIGREKKGEVTTDLTFTKDIARVLNQHCVECHRPGEIGPFSLTDYDEVIGWADMMLETIDDGRMPPWHANPQHGEFSNARHMPDADKQAFTDWVEGGMPYGDVQDLPELPKFADGWLMPREPDVVVEMRERPFTVPAEGTVEYQYFVVDPGFEEDKWVTGSQVIPGNRGVVHHCIVFIRPPDGSDFRGIGWLSAYVPGQRFTMLPPHRGRKIPAGSKLVFQMHYTPNGSEQEDLTKIGLLFGKEQDITHEVLTLVGIDQEFEIPPHAADYPVEGRVERLPNQGELLAIVPHMHLRGKSFRLFGKHETDREVLLDVPQYDFNWQHVYELAEPMPLSSVKALEFTVKFDNSKANLANPDPSQHVSWGDQTWEEMAVAFFEVAVPRGKKDEWKRDKKPVDPQVREKEIQEFVATFLKNFDKDGDGEVAWLEAPLGFRRFGFRNIDKDKDRRLTKSEVEAAARQKNRF encoded by the coding sequence ATGACATATCGGAGTTTTGGATTCGCTGTTTTGCTCTGTGCGATTCATTTCACAGCCGCTGTAGCGGAAGACGCCGGCTCTGAACCGCAGGTTCCCAACACCACGTTTCGCCTGCCAACGGTCGACGGCAAGGTCGTGGAATTGGCTGACGGTTCCGCGGGATTGACGGTGGTTTGCTTTCTGGGCAGCGAATGCCCGCTGGCTCGGTTGTATGGGCCGGGATTGAACAAATTGGCAGCGGAGTTTGAATCGCAAGGCGTGCGGTTCGTGGGAATCAACAGCAACCTCCAAGACTCGACGGAGGATGTCCGCGAATACGCTAAGCAATACGCCATCACATTTCCGATGGCCAAGGATTACGAGAACCAGGTCGCCGATCAATATCACGCCAAGCGCACTCCGGAAGTCTTCGTGGTGGATGAGCAACTGGCGATCCGGTATCGCGGGCGGATTGACGATCAATACCTGCCGGGACGTGCGCGGACGAAGCCGGCCCGCGAGGATTTGAAAATTGCGATTGAAGAGCTGTTGTCAGGAAAACCGGTGACAATGGCTGTCACCGAGCCGAACGGTTGTATTATCGGTCGTGAGAAAAAGGGAGAGGTCACCACCGATTTGACCTTCACCAAAGACATTGCTCGGGTCTTGAACCAGCATTGTGTGGAATGTCATCGTCCGGGTGAGATCGGCCCGTTTTCGCTCACCGACTACGACGAGGTGATTGGTTGGGCGGATATGATGCTGGAAACGATCGACGATGGCCGCATGCCGCCATGGCATGCCAATCCCCAGCATGGCGAATTCTCCAACGCGCGGCATATGCCCGATGCGGACAAGCAAGCGTTCACCGATTGGGTCGAAGGGGGCATGCCGTACGGTGACGTGCAGGACTTGCCCGAGTTGCCGAAATTTGCAGACGGTTGGTTGATGCCCCGCGAACCCGATGTCGTTGTTGAGATGCGCGAGCGCCCCTTTACGGTTCCGGCTGAAGGGACTGTGGAATATCAATACTTTGTCGTGGATCCCGGATTTGAAGAGGACAAATGGGTCACCGGCTCACAGGTGATTCCCGGAAACCGGGGAGTTGTGCACCACTGCATCGTGTTTATTCGGCCGCCGGACGGCTCCGATTTCCGCGGAATTGGGTGGCTGTCCGCCTATGTTCCGGGCCAGCGATTCACGATGCTCCCGCCGCACCGCGGCCGGAAAATTCCAGCGGGATCAAAACTGGTTTTTCAAATGCACTACACCCCCAACGGGTCCGAGCAGGAAGACCTGACTAAAATCGGGCTGCTGTTTGGTAAAGAACAAGACATAACCCACGAAGTCTTGACGCTGGTCGGCATTGATCAGGAATTTGAAATCCCGCCGCACGCAGCCGACTATCCCGTGGAAGGCCGCGTCGAACGGTTGCCTAACCAGGGAGAATTACTGGCGATCGTGCCGCACATGCATTTGCGGGGCAAGTCGTTTCGGTTGTTTGGCAAACACGAGACGGATCGTGAAGTGCTGTTGGACGTGCCGCAATACGATTTCAATTGGCAGCATGTCTATGAATTGGCGGAACCGATGCCGTTGTCTTCGGTCAAGGCGTTGGAATTCACGGTGAAGTTTGACAACTCCAAAGCGAATCTCGCCAATCCCGATCCGTCGCAACATGTCAGTTGGGGCGATCAGACCTGGGAGGAAATGGCGGTCGCGTTTTTCGAAGTCGCCGTTCCGCGCGGGAAAAAGGATGAGTGGAAACGTGACAAGAAGCCGGTGGATCCCCAAGTACGTGAGAAGGAAATCCAGGAATTTGTGGCGACATTCCTGAAGAACTTTGACAAAGATGGCGACGGAGAAGTCGCCTGGCTGGAAGCTCCGCTCGGCTTTCGCCGGTTTGGCTTCCGCAATATCGACAAGGACAAGGATCGGCGGCTTACGAAAAGTGAAGTCGAAGCAGCGGCTCGCCAGAAAAACCGGTTTTGA
- a CDS encoding multidrug effflux MFS transporter, producing the protein MDHNSSTSNSNWRPEAWLLALFLTAVAAYWAFDWLGGGFVAEQVADRFGTILIEKSRGRITQPAEFIAIRMREGLWFLAMAVGMIGVALLAARIVRRWCSPLWAWLPLSLIAFATVNGVIGAAGETGSYWMVLFAGSGDSKQPEFQIARILHRDSDAKEKVVILGSSQGLSEIDEPTLNRRFAPQKYFANLSYVGSHTIEFLLTEPWYGDDPPDVAICYLSELNFYTKVSGARLLPLLKVSAWPTLQELDIERFDIGNRGINGYVASVLPAFQSRRSLEYFLFGTPAVENKIKRDQPALESDTESAARKKQQRDAAHEKTITRMAKTYAVNDDTEFHKTALEKFLQRAQQTGTQVVLIFGQVNPVLSQQIDPAVRRDFLDYKEILKKRFPDVLILSDELPVHPESDYHDMMHLTEEAQIRYTQSLADVLQDRLGWPANTD; encoded by the coding sequence GTGGATCACAATTCATCTACTTCCAATTCTAATTGGCGGCCCGAAGCTTGGTTGCTGGCCCTGTTTTTGACGGCGGTGGCGGCCTACTGGGCGTTTGATTGGCTCGGCGGCGGATTCGTCGCGGAGCAGGTCGCTGATCGATTTGGCACCATTCTCATTGAAAAAAGTCGTGGACGAATCACGCAACCTGCGGAGTTCATCGCCATCCGCATGCGCGAAGGCCTGTGGTTTCTCGCGATGGCCGTGGGGATGATCGGTGTGGCGTTGTTGGCAGCGCGAATCGTGCGCCGCTGGTGCTCACCGCTGTGGGCTTGGTTGCCCCTCTCCTTGATCGCCTTCGCAACGGTCAATGGCGTGATCGGAGCAGCCGGGGAAACCGGTTCGTATTGGATGGTCTTATTCGCCGGCAGCGGGGATAGCAAACAACCGGAGTTTCAAATCGCCCGAATCCTGCATCGTGACAGCGACGCGAAGGAAAAGGTGGTCATCCTCGGTTCCAGCCAGGGACTCAGTGAGATTGATGAACCGACATTGAATCGCCGGTTTGCCCCGCAAAAATATTTTGCCAACCTCTCCTACGTTGGTTCGCACACGATTGAGTTCCTGCTGACAGAACCATGGTATGGAGACGACCCTCCCGATGTCGCGATCTGTTACCTGAGCGAATTGAATTTTTACACCAAGGTGTCGGGAGCCCGGTTGTTGCCGTTGCTAAAGGTTTCAGCATGGCCCACCTTGCAGGAGTTGGATATCGAGCGGTTCGATATCGGCAATCGCGGCATCAATGGGTATGTCGCTTCGGTCTTGCCAGCATTTCAATCGCGTCGCAGTCTTGAGTATTTTCTGTTTGGCACGCCTGCGGTCGAGAACAAAATCAAACGTGACCAACCGGCGCTGGAATCGGATACCGAGTCGGCTGCTCGGAAAAAACAACAGCGGGATGCAGCGCACGAAAAAACCATTACGCGAATGGCAAAGACTTACGCCGTCAATGACGATACTGAGTTCCACAAAACCGCCTTGGAAAAGTTTCTCCAGCGAGCGCAGCAAACGGGGACTCAAGTCGTCTTGATCTTTGGACAGGTCAATCCGGTCCTCAGTCAGCAAATTGATCCCGCCGTGCGCCGCGACTTTCTGGACTATAAGGAGATCTTAAAGAAACGATTTCCCGACGTGCTGATCCTATCCGATGAATTGCCCGTTCATCCAGAATCCGATTATCACGATATGATGCACCTCACCGAGGAGGCGCAGATTCGGTACACACAGAGCTTAGCGGATGTGTTGCAGGATCGCTTGGGATGGCCGGCCAACACTGATTGA